A stretch of Pyrenophora tritici-repentis strain M4 chromosome 7, whole genome shotgun sequence DNA encodes these proteins:
- a CDS encoding EthD domain containing protein, producing the protein MVPKTFEAGYANTTGFKKVVKATIYIKKKDGMSDADFIDYYNNNHAQRAIPILQRHGIISYSLTYHLERDRKVVQDIMHGKAKLMDYDAICTFVFPDYLALAKFMYDKDGAALNGDHDNFMDDSQMKMMVGDEYMLIENGEKAG; encoded by the exons ATGGTGCCCAAAACCTTCGAAGCAGGTTACGCGAACACCACAGGCTTCAAAAAGGTGGTCAAGGCCACCATATATATCAAAAAGAAGGATGGCATGTCGGATGCTGATTTCATTGATTACTATAACAACAATCATGCCCAGCGCGCCATTCCCATCCTCCAGCGACATGGCATCATCAGCTACAGTCTT ACGTACCACCTAGAACGCGACAGGAAGGTGGTCCAAGACATCATGCATGGCAAAGCAAAGCTTATGGACTACGACGCCATATGTACTTTTGTTTTTCCCGACTACCTTGCGCTGGCCAAGTTCATGTATGACAAAGACGGTGCTGCTCTGAACGGAGACCATGACAACTTCATGGACGACAGCCAGATGAAGATGATGGTCGGCGATGAGTACATGTTGATAGAGAATGGTGAAAAGGCCGGGTAA
- a CDS encoding mitochondrial 54S ribosomal protein bL27m: MLLPRLLAPVRASISTSTAFIAPSIRVLDALRAANAISTPAPILSFVRHSAHQAQGRANGAKDGPGKRLGAKKSGGEYVIPGNIIFRQRGTQWFPGENCKFGRDHCIFATESGYVRYYKDPRKHPKRQYIGVALEKDHTLPYPPNAARRRRLNMFAVPITSPTNPSADTVVITDLQVGDGTGSPSSVRDTPREATRKGLSLTRGKGYAYREANWQIGRAAERAGVKVKQFVPGDRWTAWRKRAVRIKANEEKKRLRNAGKKSSKPKARKARA, from the exons ATGCTGCTCCCACGATTACTTGCGCCTGTCCGCGCATCAATATCAACGTCAACGGCCTTTATCGCTCCCTCTATCCGCGTTCTCGACGCCCTCCGTGCGGCCAATGCCATCTCCACCCCCGCCCCAATCCTTTCTTTCGTCCGACATTCAGCGCATCAAGCCCAAGGACGAGCCAATGGAGCAAAGGATGGACCAGGAAAGCGTCTAGGAGCGAAGAAGAGCGGAG GAGAATATGTGATACCTGGAAACATCATTTTCCGCCAGCGAGGCACCCAATGGTTCCCCGGTGAAAACTGCAAATTCGGCCGTGACCACTGCATATTCGCTACCGAGTCTGGCTACGTGCGATACTACAAAGACCCACGCAAACACCCAAAGAGACAGTACATTGGCGTTGCATTGGAGAAGGACCACACATTACCCTACCCACCCAATGCCGCACGACGGAGACGTTTAAACATGTTTGCCGTTCCAATCACATCACCTACAAACCCCTCTGCCGACACAGTTGTAATAACAGATCTCCAAGTCGGCGACGGAACAGGCAGCCCCAGCAGCGTTCGCGACACTCCGCGGGAAGCGACCAGGAAGGGACTGAGTCTTACTCGCGGCAAGGGCTATGCATACCGCGAGGCCAATTGGCAGATTGGACGTGCGGCAGAACGGGCTGGCGTAAAGGTCAAGCAGTTTGTACCTGGTGACCGATGGACGGCGTGGCGCAAGAGGGCAGTGAGGATCAAGGCGAacgaggagaagaagaggcTTAGGAACGCGGGTAAGAAGAGTAGCAAGCCCAAGGCCAGGAAAGCGAGGGCGTAG
- a CDS encoding NtpA, Archaeal-vacuolar-type H+-ATPase subunit A produces MQLGLRPRLQTRPSLYDLVQKKNIDQISISGAHIATGKDEVEPHQVPLPASPLLPPQAELLPQEPPYITLQEASDDEVDTPVAKMSSKPDQKSDSDEHGQIYSISGPVIIAENMIGCAMYELVRVGHENLVGEVIRIENDKATIQVYEETAGVTVGDPVFRTGQPLSVELGPGLMETIYDGIQRPLKGIAEDANSIYIPRGINLPALDRKKKWDFTPGTLKVGDHITGGDVFGTVFENSLLSEHKILLPPRAKGTITRIAEKGSYTVDEKILELDFNGTKTEYSMMHRWPVRVPRPSTEKMSSDQPLIVGQRVLDSLFPSVQGGTVCIPGAFGCGKTVISQSLSKFSNSDIIVYVGCGERGNEMAEVLMDFPELTIDVNGKQEPIMKRTTLIANTSNMPVAAREASIYTGITVGEYFRDQGKDVAMMADSSSRWAEALREISGRLGEMPADQGFPAYLGAKLASFYERAGRVQALGSPERFGSVSIVGAVSPPGGDFSDPVTTSTLNIVQVFWGLDKKLAQRKHFPSVNTSISYSKYTTPLDKFYAKNNPEFPRLRDRIKELLTTSDDLDQVVQLVGKSALGDSDKITLDVATLLKEDFLQQNGYSDYDQFCPLWKTEWMMKNMMAFHDEAQKAVSQGHAWPKVRDATSEIQSELRSMKFELPSDGEEKVTKKYEALLQKMTEKFASVTDE; encoded by the exons ATGCAACTCGGCCTGCGACCTCGCTTGCAAACCCGGCCATCTTTATACGACCTTGTCCAGAAGAAGAACATCGACCAGATATCAATATCTGGAGCTCACATCGCCACCGGAAAGGACGAAGTCGAGCCACATCAAGTGCCGCTTCCCGCGAGCCCGCTGCTACCTCCGCAAGCCGAGCTTCTTCCCCAAGAGCCGCCATACATCACCCTACAGGAAGCCAGTGACGACGAAGTCGACACACCAGTAGCCAAGATGTCTTCT AAGCCAGACCAGAAGTCGGACTCGGACGAGCATG GCCAGATCTACTCGATCTCCGG TCCTGTCATCATCGCCGAGAACATGATCGGATGTGCCATGTACGAGCTT GTCCGTGTCGGTCATGAAAACCTCGTTGGTGAAGTCATCCGAATCGAAAACGACAAGGCCACCATCCAGGTCTACGAAGAGACTG CCGGTGTAACCGTTGGAGACCCCGTTTTCAGGACTGGACAGCCATTGTCCGTCGAGCTCGGCCCGGGTCTCATGGAAACCATCTATGACGGTATCCAGCGCCCCCTCAAGGGTATCGCCGAAGACGCGAACAGCATTTACATTCCTCGTGGTATCAACTTGCCCGCGCTCGACCGTAAGAAGAAGTGGGATTTCACACCAGGCACGCTCAAGGTTGGCGACCACATCACTGGTGGTGATGTCTTTGGTACCGTCTTCGAGAACAGTCTGCTCAGCGAGCACAAGATCTTGCTGCCTCCTCGCGCAAAGGGTACCATTACTCGCATCGCTGAGAAGGGCAGCTACACTGTCGATGAAAAGATCCTAGAGCTCGACTTCAACGGCACCAAGACCGAGTACAGCATGATGCACAGGTGGCCCGTCCGAGTGCCCCGTCCCTCCACCGAGAAGATGTCCTCCGACCAGCCGCTCATTGTCGGCCAGCGTGTCCTCGACTCCCTCTTCCCCAGTGTACAGGGTGGTACCGTGTGTATTCCCGGCGCTTTCGGATGCGGCAAGACTGTCATTTCGCAATCGCTCTCCAAGTTCTCCAACAGTGACATTATCGTTTACGTTGGCTGCGGCGAACGAGGAAATGAGATGGCTGAAGTCTTGATGGACTTCCCAGAG CTCACCATCGACGTCAATGGCAAACAGGAGCCTATCATGAAGCGCACTACCCTCATTGCCAACACCTCCAACATGCCCGTCGCTGCTCGAGAGGCTTCAATTTACACTGGAATTACGGTGGGAGAATATTTCCGCGACCAGGGTAAGGACGTGGCGATGATGGCAGATTCATCGTCCCGCTGGGCGGAGGCGCTCCGTGAGATTTCCGGACGTCTGGGAGAGATGCCTGCGGATCAAGGTTTCCCCGCTTACCTGGGTGCCAAGCTTGCGTCCTTTTACGAGCGCGCTGGTCGTGTACAGGCTCTGGGTAGCCCGGAACGATTCGGAAGTGTGTCTATTGTCGGTGCCGTCAGTCCTCCGGGTGGTGACTTTTCGGACCCTGTCACGACGAGTACGCTCAACATTGTGCAAGTCTTCTGGGGTCTCGACAAGAAGCTCGCTCAGCGAAAGCATTTCCCGTCGGTCAACACATCGATCAGTTACAGCAAGTACACGACGCCGCTCGACAAGTTCTACGCCAAGAACAACCCTGAGTTCCCGCGTCTGCGCGACCGCATCAAGGAGCTTCTTACTACATCGGACGATCTCGACCAGGTCGTGCAACTTGTCGGTAAATCTGCTCTAGGTGACAGCGACAAGATTACGCTAGACGTTGCCACACTACTCAAGGAGGACTTCTTGCAACAAAACGGTTACTCGGACTACGACCAGTTCTGCCCGCTATGGAAGACTGAGTGGATGATGAAGAACATGATGGCGTTCCACGACGAGGCCCAAAAGGCAGTCTCCCAGGGACACGCATGGCCCAAGGTCCGCGATGCAACATCAGAAATCCAGAGCGAGCTCCGTTCGATGAAGTTTGAACTGCCTAGCGATGGCGAGGAGAAGGTCACCAAGAAG TACGAGGCCCTTCTACAGAAGATGACCGAGAAATTTGCGTCTGTGACTGATGAGTAA
- a CDS encoding KRTAP multi-domain protein, producing MCFDDDDEYSYESRTEIRNGRTYHTRDYYPRFGMSFRRRFGLGGSYYPSRYYTRPPASRYRSSAFAHPNRYSQRVGYPRGIVAGGYARGVVPGGYSQAMVPRGYVGAAPINAMEAYPKPRYQYIYNPRYGQRGLLTYAGQVPNGAAPAGVIGGYGYGMGYAGVGVGMGVGAGYAAGAYQPAVYNARSYYPQPYAAAAAATRCYYPSSYYSYPYSYGGGGGYGYYNYNLYGSLYPLANFYTPYQRTIYNTVPNYGYTAHVYPPGATTTTTTYHVTNSSAQPYRAPNHVVRETRPAYVHGHGAQGLTREDIQMENRRIATERGAYDPRKIRPADARDDDPFWCREVNGEWHLRSYYQIENECHPGRWMMDADMGFLVFHRA from the exons ATGTGTttcgacgacgacgacgaatACAGCTACGAATCCAGGACCGAAATCCGCAATGGCCGTACATACCACACACGAGACTACTACCCGCGCTTTGGCATGTCTTTTCGCCGCAGGTTCGGATTAGGTGGCTCATACTATCCTTCGCGGTACTACACTCGCCCGCCTGCCAGCCGATACAGGAGCAGTGCATTTGCCCATCCGAACCGGTACTCTCAGCGCGTCGGCTACCCTAGAGGCATCGTCGCCGGAGGATATGCTCGGGGTGTCGTCCCAGGCGGATATTCGCAAGCCATGGTGCCTCGAGGCTATGTTGGAGCCG CTCCAATCAATGCAATGGAGGCATACCCAAAACCCCGCTACCAATACATCTACAACCCCCGATACGGCCAGCGCGGCCTTCTCACTTACGCCGGCCAAGTGCCCAATGGTGCCGCACCCGCAGGCGTCATAGGCGGATATGGCTACGGAATGGGCTACGCAGGCGTCGGCGTCGGCATGGGTGTAGGAGCTGGATACGCGGCGGGTGCATATCAACCTGCGGTATACAACGCCCGTTCTTACTACCCCCAACCATATGCCGCCGCCGCTGCTGCTACTCGCTGCTACTATCCGTCCAGCTACTATTCCTACCCTTATTCCTATGGCGGCGGTGGCGGCTATGGCTACTACAATTACAACTTGTATGGCTCGCTGTATCCGCTTGCTAACTTCTATACCCCTTACCAGAGGACCATCTATAACACGGTGCCAAACTACGGCTATACGGCGCATGTCTACCCGCCCGGGGCTACTACAACTACCACGACATACCATGTCACCAACAGTAGCGCGCAACCCTATCGCGCTCCAAACCACGTGGTCAGAGAGACGAGACCCGCGTACGTCCACGGTCATGGAGCCCAGGGTCTGACTCGTGAGGATATTCAGATGGAGAACCGCAGGATCGCTACCGAGCGCGGTGCGTATGATCCCCGAAAGATCAGGCCGGCCGATGCGCGCGACGACGATCCGTTTTGGTGCCGGGAAGTCAACGGCGAGTGGCACCTCCGATCGTACTACCAGATTGAGAACGAATGCCATCCTGGTCGGTGGATGATGGACGCCGATATGGGCTTCTTGGTCTTTCATCGTGCGTAG
- a CDS encoding Ptr, Secreted-periplasmic Zn-dependent peptidase, insulinase — MAETLGREAGGRNRIEDLERPQLDDRSYRIITLPNQLEVLLIHEAGTDKASAALDVNVGSFSDAPDMPGIAHAVEHLLFMGTEKYPEENAYNQYLTRHGGYSNAFTASTSTNYYFELSYPSSSPKSSKTPTPDASQVNLSEPKEVSPLWGGLDRFGQFFISPLFLEDTVDRELKAVDSENKKNLQNDTWRMHQLDKALANPDHPYNHFSTGSYKTLHDEPIARGVKIRDEFIKFHSTHYSANRMKLVVLGRESLDTLETWVEEIFSKVPNKDLGKNRWDMPVYTEKELLTQTFARPVLQSRSLQIQFAYRDEEKYYESHPSRYLSHLLGHEGPGSILAHIKAKGWANGLGAGGSTLCPGSGLFTINIKLTEEGLKNYKEVTKLVFQYIGLMCDKPPQEWVVEEQMRISEVEFRFKQKSPPSRTASGLAGIMQRPYERKMLLSGPATIKKFDSELIREALSYLRPDNFRMTIISQDFPGGWDQKEKWYGTEHKVERIPDEFLTEIKQAFESKSRPAELHFPHKNEFIPTRLNVEKKEVEQPTKEPKLIRHDDNVRVWWKKDDQFWVPKANVHIYFRTPITNVTARITLLCTLYRELVNDALVEYAYDADISGLVYDFTNHINGLSITVSGYNDKLHVLLEKVLLQVRDLKVSEGRFNIIHDRMLRSLRNWQYGQPFHQVGTYSRQFKTEKSVMNEELLPELENVTAQDVQQFFPQILAQCQIEVLAHGNLYKEEALKITDLVERTMKPRRLPADQVPTRRGLLWPSGCNFIYEKQLKDPENVNHCIEYSLYAGHNYDSVLRAKLLLLGQMTDEPCFNQLRTIEQLGYVVFSGSSFHDVWSGYRILIQSEKDCRYLEGRIENFLTTFEKTLNEMSEEDFESHKQAMINKRLAKLKNLSSEDNRFWNHIYSDSYDFLQADVDAANLEKLTKKEMVDFYGRYISTSSPHRSKLSVHLQAQSKAKEPSLEEKKTAAVASLKIILAEYKITSNEEAFQTRIKDASSTQVIADAVASHLTEDLKVEKDIANKVLDEAKAALGVADSGLPAAPTSLDTSADVKSVVDASHPVLITDVHAWKAGMQVSTGVRPVRNLEDFVEVAEKL; from the exons ATGGCGGAGACGCTAGGAAGAGAAGCTGGGGGACGGAACCGGATAGAAGATCTTGAACGACCGCAACTCGACGATCGCTCCTACCGAATCATCACCCTACCAAACCAATTAGAGGTTCTTTTGATACATGAGGCTGGCACAGACAAGGCAAGTGCGGCGCTGGATGTGAACGTGGGCAGCTTCAGCGATGCGCCTGACATGCCGGGCATTGCGCACGCGGTCGAGCATTTGCTGTTCATGGGCACTGAAAAGTATCCCGAGGAAAACGCCTACAACCAGTATCTGACGCGCCACGGCGGATATTCAAATGCATTCACCGCCTCCACCTCGACCAACTATTACTTCGAGCTCTCATATCCCTCTTCTTCGCCCAAGAGCAGCAAGACTCCAACGCCAGATGCGTCACAAGTAAACTTGTCAGAGCCGAAAGAGGTCTCACCGCTATGGGGTGGACTGGACCGCTTCGGTCAATTCTTTATAAGCCCTCTGTTCCTCGAGGACACTGTAGATCGTGAACTCAAAGCGGTGGATTCCGAGAACAAGAAGAATTTACAGAATGACACCTGGCGGATGCACCAGCTTGACAAAGCGTTAGCGAATCCAGACCATCCTTACAACCACTTTTCCACCGGTAGCTACAAGACGCTTCACGACGAGCCAATAGCGCGAGGCGTGAAGATTCGCGATGAGTTTATCAAGTTCCATTCCACACATTACTCCGCAAACCGGATGAAGCTGGTCGTATTAGGTCGTGAGAGCTTGGACACGTTGGAAACATGGGTAGAAGAAATCTTCTCAAAAGTACCGAACAAGGACCTTGGCAAGAACCGCTGGGATATGCCCGTCTACACTGAGAAGGAGCTTTTGACACAAACCTTTGCTAGGCCAGTCTTGCAGTCTCGATCACTCCAGATTCAGTTTGCGTACCGCGACGAAGAGAAATATTATGAATCACATCCTTCGAGGTATCTAAGTCATCTGCTCGGTCACGAAGGCCCCGGTAGTATCCTTGCACACATCAAGGCGAAGGGATGGGCCAATGGACTTGGAGCTGGGGGCTCTACGCTTTGTCCAGGTTCAGGACTGTTCACAATCAACATCAAACTGACAGAGGAAGGCTTGAAGAACTACAAGGAGGTCACCAAACTCGTCTTTCAATACATTGGCTTAATGTGCGACAAGCCACCTCAGGAATGGGTCGTCGAGGAGCAAATGCGCATAAGCGAGGTTGAATTTCGCTTCAAGCAGAAAAGCCCACCCAGCCGGACCGCGAGTGGACTGGCGGGTATCATGCAGAGGCCATACGAGCGCAAAATGCTGCTAAGCGGCCCAGCTACAATCAAGAAATTCGACTCTGAACTCATTCGTGAGGCTTTGTCGTATCTTCGGCCAGACAACTTCAGGATGACGATCATCAGTCAAGATTTCCCTGGTGGCTGGGACCAAAAAGAGAAGTGGTACGGAACAGAGCACAAGGTAGAGAGGATACCAGATGAGTTCCTCACCGAAATCAAGCAAGCTTTCGAGAGCAAGAGCCGGCCGGCAGAATTACACTTTCCTCACAAGAACGAGTTCATCCCTACTCGGCTAAACGTAGAGAAGAAAGAGGTGGAACAGCCTACCAAGGAGCCAAAGCTCATCCGTCATGACGACAATGTGCGCGTCTGGTGGAAGAAAGACGACCAGTTCTGGGTACCTAAGGCCAACGTACACATCTATTTCCGGACACCGATTACGAACGTCACAGCACGCATCACACTTCTGTGTACTCTCTACCGTGAGCTCGTCAACGATGCCTTGGTTGAATATGCCTACGACGCTGATATATCCGGATTGGTATATGACTTTACCAATCACATCAATGGTCTGTCCATTACGGTTAGCGGATATAACGATAAGCTACATGTGTTGTTGGAGAAGGTATTGCTCCAAGTACGAGACCTCAAGGTTTCGGAAGGTCGATTCAACATCATCCACGACCGCATGTTGCGATCTCTGCGCAACTGGCAGTATGGCCAGCCTTTCCACCAGGTCGGTACATACTCACGGCAATTCAAGACCGAAAAGAGTGTGATGAACGAGGAGCTGCTACCCGAATTGGAGAACGTGACCGCTCAAGATGTTCAGCAGTTCTTCCCACAGATCCTTGCACAATGCCAAATCGAGGTGCTCGCCCACGGCAATCTCTACAAAGAAGAAGCCTTGAAGATAACTGACCTTGTCGAGAGGACCATGAAGCCGAGGAGATTGCCAGCGGATCAGGTGCCGACTCGTCGGGGTTTACTGTGGCCATCAGGCTGCAACTTCATCTACGAGAAGCAGCTCAAGGATCCTGAAAATGTCAACCATTGCATAGAATACAGTTTGTATGCGGGACATAACTACGATAGCGTGCTTCGCGCTAAACTATTGCTGCTTGGTCAGATGACTGATGAGCCATGCTTTAACCAATTACGAACCATCGAGCAGCTCGGCTACGTTGTCTTCTCAGGCTCCAGCTTCCACGACGTCTGGTCCGGATATCGTATTCTGATCCAGAGTGAAAAGGACTGCAGGTATCTGGAGGGACGAATTGAGAACTTCCTCACCACCTTTGAGAAGACGCTCAatgagatgagtgaggaggaCTTTGAGAGCCACAAGCAGGCTATGATCAATAAGCGCTTGGCAAAACTGAAGAACCTCTCTTCCGAGGACAACAGGTTCTGGAATCATATCTACAGTGATTCTTATGATTTCCTACAAG CCGATGTTGACGCTGCAAATCTCGAGAAGCTCACAAAGAAGGAAATGGTTGACTTCTACGGCCGGTACATCTCAACGTCCTCTCCCCATCGCTCAAAACTCTCTGTGCATCTCCAAGCACAATCCAAGGCCAAAGAGCCCTCTCTcgaagagaagaagacaGCGGCCGTCGCTTCGCTCAAGATCATACTCGCAGAGTACAAAATCACCTCCAACGAAGAAGCATTCCAGACACGCATCAAAGATGCTTCATCTACACAGGTAATCGCAGATGCGGTCGCCAGTCACCTAACTGAAGATCTCAAGGTCGAAAAGGATATTGCGAATAAGGTTCTGGACGAGGCAAAGGCTGCGCTTGGTGTGGCAGACTCTGGCTTACCAGCAGCGCCAACATCGCTAGATACCTCGGCAGATGTCAAGAGCGTGGTTGACGCATCGCACCCTGTGCTCATCACGGACGTACATGCTTGGAAGGCAGGTATGCAAGTCAGCACCGGTGTTAGGCCAGTACGGAATCTGGAGGACTTTGTTGAAGTCGCTGAGAAGCTCTGA
- a CDS encoding putative zinc knuckle protein — MPSANTPKTMSKGLMGMKFMQRAAAKSSPSSPATPNGPPTKKARLSSGAGVGTSDQEIIQSAVDAEEEKRQAALDKAAEHAGETKWVLSFKDPLEGKRQDAMEVRQAGFAEIDAEDESEEEEIKPVRMQFGGGVKKPEIQVPFVKTEGSESGSESSSDDYDSDDPTADLIRQTKREMAAEKREKKKHAGSSNETPNGLSSISGGRRSGGLSRPPPNMDNVDCFNCGRKGHMAAGCPKSSTPRGSAGRGRGKGRR; from the exons ATGCCGTCGGCAAACACACCCAAAACTATGTCCAAAGGACTCATGGGAATGAAG TTCATGCAGCGTGCTGCAGCGAAGTCTTCACCCTCATCGCCCGCGACACCAAACGGACCTCCTACCAAAAAGGCACGACTCTCGAGTGGCGCCGGCGTAGGGACTTCTGACCAGGAGATTATACAGTCAGCAGTGGAcgcagaagaagaaaagcGCCAGGCGGCATTAGACAAGGCAGCGGAGCATGCGGGTGAGACGAAATGGGTGCTGAGTTTCAAGGACCCGCTCGAAGGAAAGAGACAAGATGCAATGGAGGTTAGGCAAGCGGGGTTCGCTGAGATTGATGCCGAGGACGAATCAGAAGAGGAAGAGATCAAGCCCGTGAGAATGCAGTTTGGAGGTGGTGTGAAGAAGCCAGAA ATACAAGTACCTTTTGTAAAAACCGAAGGCTCGGAATCTGGGTCTGAGTCTTCATCCGACGACTACGACTCGGACGATCCTACCGCCGATCTCATTAGGCAGACGAAGCGCGAGATGGCTGCAGAGAAACGAGAAAAGAAGAAGCACGCAGGCTCATCAAATGAGACGCCAAACGGCTTGAGCTCTATCTCAGGCGGTCGACGGTCTGGAGGTCTTTCTAGACCACCTCCTAACATGGACAATGTTGACTGCTTCAATTGTGGGCGTAAAGGACACATGGCCGCAGGCTGTCCAAAGTCGTCGACACCACGGGGATCTGCAGGCAGGGGCAGAGGTAAGGGCCGGAGATAG
- a CDS encoding FLILHELTA domain containing protein — MFRNSLLRAIPRPSELLRSPTTRRYATEPLASSQSRIERFNRRLPKFLHKYTNALGHAPVTHITSFLILHELTAVIPLFGLAGYFHYTHWLPPWFAEGAWIASGVERFGRYFKRKGWIRSDEALEAEREVSDIQNDGKQRSWMKKQGWLSGSDDDGIGSETKRIRKVDQAWNISEGGVRLVVEFATAYAIVKMFLIPRIVFSVWATPAFARWTVAPVLNRFRAVFGRKVKKGSGASGAGTGAVEGGALPKSGTGKGT; from the coding sequence ATGTTCCGAAATAGCCTCCTAAGGGCGATACCGCGTCCCTCCGAGCTCCTCCGCAGCCCAACTACGCGCCGCTACGCAACAGAGCCCCTCGCATCCTCGCAATCGCGCATCGAGCGCTTTAACCGCCGACTCCCCAAATTCCTCCACAAGTACACCAATGCTCTTGGACATGCACCCGTCACACACATAACATCCTTCCTCATCCTCCACGAACTCACGGCTGTAATCCCTCTCTTCGGCCTCGCGGGCTACTTCCACTACACACACTGGCTGCCCCCATGGTTCGCAGAGGGCGCATGGATTGCATCCGGAGTAGAGCGCTTTGGACGGTACTTTAAGCGCAAGGGCTGGATACGCAGCGACGAGGCGCTCGAAGCGGAGCGCGAGGTCAGCGATATCCAGAACGATGGGAAACAGAGGTCGTGGATGAAGAAGCAAGGCTGGCTTTCTGGGTCCGACGACGATGGCATTGGGAGTGAGACGAAGAGGATTAGGAAGGTGGATCAGGCATGGAATATTAGTGAGGGGGGCGTTAGGCTGGTTGTTGAGTTTGCGACGGCGTATGCGATTGTTAAGATGTTCTTGATTCCGAGGATCGTGTTTAGTGTTTGGGCGACACCGGCTTTTGCCAGGTGGACGGTCGCTCCGGTCCTGAATCGGTTTCGCGCTGTATTTGGGAGGAAGGTGAAGAAGGGAAGTGGTGCGTCAGGAGCGGGGACTGGTGCTGTTGAGGGAGGTGCTCTGCCAAAGAGTGGTACTGGAAAAGGTACATGA
- a CDS encoding CaiB, acyl-CoA transferase-carnitine dehydratase, which produces MTAHQPPPLADICVLEFAGLAPGPFAGMLLADYGATVLRLDRAPAAPTSDQLTRRKTSICVNLKSPAGLALIKKLIPKVDVIIDPFRPGVLEKAGLDPETVLLKLNPRLIVARMTGFRRDGKYSKMAGHDINYIAVSGVLSMFGRKGEKPYPPGNVVGDFAGGGAMCVLGILLALLARERSGFGQVVEANMVDGSAILATMPRLGTKTAVWKGERGTNMLDGGAPFYDTYETKDGGYMAVGAIEPQFWAALLRGMGLKAEDLPGSREDKADWPRLKEFFASEFRKRTRGEWEEVFDGTDACCTPVFTQADLESQGFDQRPAVTLKSSPGYAIHEGDYEREVAVGQGIGWEGGGWSEKGLEPGNGGEETLSIWMGWTKGRQYVEQDGGLVWKDTAKL; this is translated from the exons ATGACAGCCCATCAACCACCTCCCCTCGCGGACATCTGCGTACTCGAATTCGCAGGCCTAGCACCCG GCCCCTTCGCCGGCATGCTCCTAGCCGACTACGGCGCCACAGTCCTCCGCCTCGACCGCGCCCCCGCGGCACCTACATCGGACCAGCTCACGCGCCGCAAAACCTCGATATGCGTGAACCTAAAGTCGCCTGCGGGCCTCGCCCTCATTAAAAAACTTATCCCCAAAGTCGACGTAATCATCGACCCCTTCCGCCCCGGCGTGCTCGAAAAAGCCGGCCTAGACCCCGAAACCGTGCTCTTGAAGCTCAATCCCCGCCTCATCGTAGCGCGCATGACGGGCTTCCGACGCGACGGTAAATACAGCAAAATGGCAGGTCACGATATAAACTACATTGCTGTGTCAGGCGTGCTATCGATGTTTGGGCGGAAGGGCGAGAAGCCGTATCCGCCGGGCAATGTGGTTGGAGATTTTGCGGGCGGTGGTGCCATGTGTGTACTGGGTATCTTGCTTGCGCTGCTTGCGCGCGAACGCAGTGGGTTTGGACAGGTAGTGGAGGCGAATATGGTGGATGGGAGTGCCATATTAGCGACGATGCCGCGGTTGGGGACTAAAACGGCGGTTTGGAAGGGTGAACGCGGGACGAATATGTTGGATGGTGGGGCGCCGTTTTATGATACTTATGAGACTAAGGATGGGGGGTACATGGCTGTTGGGGCGATTGAACCACAGTTTTGGGCTGCGCTGCTGAGGGGGATGGGGTTGAAGGCTGAGGATTTACCGGGGAGTAGGGAGGATAAGGCGGATTGGCCGCGGTTGAAAGAGTTTTTTGCGAGCGAGTTTAGGAAGAGGACGAGGGGAGAGTGGGAGGAGGTTTTTGATGGGACGGATGCTTGTTGTACACCTGTGTTTACCCAGGCGGACTTGGAGAGCCAGGGGTTCGATCAGAGACCGGCTGTTACGCTCAAGTCGAGTCCTGGGTATGCTATTCATGAGGGTGATTATGAGAGAGAGGTGGCGGTGGGACAGGGGATTGGATGGGAAGGTGGCGGATGGAGTGAGAAGGGACTTGAGCCGGGTAACGGAGGAGAGGAGACGCTGAGTATATGGATGGGGTGGACTAAGGGGAGGCAGTATGTTGAGCAAGATGGTGGCCTGGTGTGGAAGGATACGGCGAAGTTGTAG